The following is a genomic window from Polyangia bacterium.
TCGTGACAGAGGCTGATCGTGGCGCGCACCAGCTCGGCCAGGTCAGCGCACTCGCGCCGCGCGGCGAGCGAGTCGGCAGCGGTGCGGCTGGCGTCCAGCATCAGATCAACCAGGCCCTCGAGGCGCATCAACTGGCGCCCGATCATGCTCACCTTGGCCGGTAACGTGCGCGCTGAGGCCGCCGGCTCACGGTGCGCGTCTTCCAGTTCACGCGACAACCCCTGCACCTGCAAGCGGGCGGCGGTCAGCGGCGTGCGCAGCTCGTGCGCGGCGACAGTGAGGAATTCGTCGCGCATGGCCAGGGCGGTGGTCAACTGCGAAAAACTATTGGCCAGCGCCATCGCCTGCCCGATCTGTCCGCCCAGCGCTTTGACGAACGCGATGGGCGCCGAGCCGTTCTCTGCCGGCGTGTCCGAGGCGGCGAACAGCACGCCCACCCGAGGCTGTTCTGATCCAAGAGGAACCACCAGCGCGGTCTTCGCGTTGGCCCCGCCCAGCACCCGACGGGTGATGTCGCGGGGAACCATCGCCGAGGGCAGGCGCATCGGCACGCCGGTCGACAGCACCTGCTGCAGGACCGCCGGGCAACCGAAAAATCCGGCCAGCGATCCGTCATCTTCGGGCCGAAACCCAACGATGCGACGACAGGTGAAGGGATCGGCGGGGCCAGCGCCGGCCAGATACAGCGCGCCCTTCGAGATCCCGGCGGCGTCCAGACAGCCAGGCAGCACGTCATCCAGCACGCCGTCGACGGAGCCGCCGCGCGATAATGTGTCCGCCATCCCGCCCAGCAACGACAACTGTGACGCCTGGATGGCCGACGTCTGCGCCAACCGCGTGCCAAGCGTGACCTGCCGGCCCAGCTGGCGGTTCACCCGGTGCACGTGCGCGCGGTTCAGCAGATCGATGGCGTCCGTCGGCACCGGCGTCACGTCGTGGGAAAGGATCTCTAGCACCGCCTGGACCAGCTCACGCGAGCGCGAAGGCCGCTGCACAAAACGGGTGGCCCCCACGCGCTCGGCCAGATCAAGGTCGTCCTGCTCGATGTACTGAAACGACAGCAACAGCACCGGAATGCGCGCCAGGGCCTGATCGCGCCGGATCTCCAGGCACAATTCGAACCCGTCCGTGCCCGGCATCAGCACGTCGCTGACGACGGCATCGGGCGGATCGACACGCGCCGACTGCAAGGCGCCTTCGCCCGACGAGGCGGTGTTCACGCGGAACCCGGCCGCTTCCAGCTGATAGGTCAAAAGCCGCTGCTGCACCGGATCATCGTCGACCACCAGAATGCGCCGTGATTTGCCGATGTCCGGCGGACGATGGCGGCCGGCCGGGATTTGGGCGTTGACGGCCTGGATCACCCGCCGCGGATCCAGTGGCTTCAGTAACAGCGCGCTGAACCCGACGGCGGCGACCTTGGCCGCCTGCACTCCGCCCAGAAAACCCGAGACGGCCAGGATGGGCAGCGAATCGCCGCCGGCCGCGGCGCGCAGCCGGCGGGTCAACTCGAGGCCGGCCATGTCCGGCAACATCAGGTCCTGCACGACGACATCGGGCGAAAATCGTTCGCGCTCCAGCAGAGCCGAGCCGCCGTCGGCGACGGACAGCACGACGTAGCCTTCGCCTTCCAGGGCAGCGCGAATCAGCTGCCGCAAGGTCACGTTGGGCTCGACCACCAGCACGCGCGGGTTACTCACCAGCAGTTCCTTTTGTCACCACGACCCCGATGAAAACGCCCCGCCGCGATCACCGTCCTCGTCGTCGTCACCGTCTTCGCCGCTGGCAGCGGTGCTCGACCGAGATGACGGGGAGGGCGCGCCGGCCGATTGATGGTTCACGAAGGTGGCGAAGAAAGCACAGCCCCGGTCAGGCAAGGTGCGCACGCCGACGGTGCCGCCCTGCCCTTCCACCAGCCGCTTCATCAACGACAAGCCCAGCCCCGTGCCGGCGCGCCGCCGGCCGTTGGGCGAATCCAGGCGGGAAAACTCGTCGAAGACCTTGGCGGCGTCCTGCGGGCGCAAGCCGCTGCCGTTGTCTTCCACCTCGAGTCGCAGAAACTGCGCGCCCTCGGCACGCAGGCGGATGCACACCTTGCCGCCCCGGCCGGTGAACTTCAGGGCGTTCGACAGATAGTTGCAGACCACTTGCTTGAGGCGCGCCGGATCGATCACCGCCTGCGCCGCCGACGGATGAACGTCCACCCGCACGTCGATCGCCTTGGCCCGCGCCACCGGGGCCAGCATGGTCACCACGCTGCCGACCAGGCGCGTGACGTCGGCGATCGGTTCGGGACGATAGACGATTCTCCCCGATTCGATACGGGCTAGATCAAGGATGTCGTTCACCAGTCCCAGCAGGTGCCACCCGCACGACAGCACGTAGCCCAGGATCTCACGGTGCTGAGCCGACCCGTACTCGACGTCACCATCGGCCAGCAACTGCCCGAAGCCGACGATGGCGTTCAGCGGGGTGCGCAGCTCATGGGCGGCATAGGCGACGCTGGCGCCTTTGACTCGGCTGTCTTCTTTCAGCTCCGCCTCGACGGCCTTCTGTCCGCTGATGTCACGAACCGCGGCCACCAGATGCGCGCCGTTTTTCAGAATCGCGCGCCGGGCACGGACATCGCCGATGAACTGGCTGCCGTCCTTGCGCCGGCAGGTTCGTTCGCTGGACGAACCGCCGCCGCCTGGGGGCAGCCACAACAGGTCCGCTGAACGATGGCCGATCACCTCGGTGGCGGCATAACCGAACAGTTGTTCGGCCAAGGCATTGAAGGCGACCACGCAACCATCCCGGCGCTCGACGATCAGGGCGTCGGGCGACCATTCGGCAAAAACGAATCCGTTCTCATCAGGTTCGATCGTCATGGTTTTTTCTGATTCCCAAACCCAGGACTGATCCTGAGAACAAATTGCAATCGCCGAAATCTTAATCCTCGCCAGCCACAGGGTGTGGTCTTTCGCCCACCACACACGAGAAAATCTCAGCCTTCTGCGAAGCCGGAAGTGGCATCCGGGAGACACGCGCGGCCGTCAGCCACAACATTGCAGCGCGGTCGCGCGGACGCTGCTTACGTAGGCTCGTCGCGAAACACGCGGTTGCCACCGGCGCGCTTGGCCCGATAGGCGGCCGCATCGGCGCGCCGAATGACATCGTCGCCGATGTCGCCGGCGGCGGTCCTTTTGAGCGAAGCGATGCCCACGCTGACCGTCACCGGAATCCCGTCCGGGTTCAACCGGGCGACATGGCCCAACGTGCGCGAGGCAAACACCAGCGCATCGTCGCCCGAGGTATGCGGCAACAAGACCACGAACTCGTCGCCGCCATAGCGGACCGCCCGATCGGTCTCCCGTCCCTCGCGGCGCAAGACATCGGCCACCGCTTTGATGACGGCGTCACCGGCCAGATGGCCGTGTTCGTCGTTGATCCGCTTTAACTTGTCGATGTCGAACACCACCACCGAGAAGGCCAGGCCGTAACGTTCGAAGCGCGCCCGCTCGGCGGCCAGGGCGGCGCGCAGCGAGCGGCGATTGCCGAGGCCCGTCAGCTCGTCGTTCTGGGCCTCGACGCGCAGGCGATCGCGCCCGGCGGCCTGTTCCAGCACGCGCTGGATGCGGGCCATCAGCTCGTCGCGGGAGAATGGCTTGCGCAGAAAGTCCACGTCGTCCATCTGCGCGCCGCGCACCCGCGCCGGCAGATCGTCGGCGCCCGAAAGAAACAAGATCGGCAGCGTGCGCAGGGTCTCGGTCTCTCGCGCGCGCCGCGCCAGTTGAAATCCGTCCAGCATCGGCAGCCTCACATCCAGCAGCAACAGCGACGGCCGGATCGCCGCCGCCTTCACCAGGCCCTCTTCGCCGGTCGATGCGGTGGTGACGAAGAATCCCTCTTCTTCCAGGCTGTCGGCCAGCGTCTGTTTCAGGCCTGGATCGTCCTCGACGATCAGGATGCGCTTGGGAAAGCTGTCAGATTCGCTCTCCGGCAACAGCGCTGGTGGGTAGGCGTTGAGCGGCACGCCAGCCGCCACGCCGACTTTGCGGTCGATCGACGAGCGGCCGTTGTTCAGGCCGACGCCATTGCGGTTTTCCGCGTGGGTGCGTTCTGAAAGGATCAGCGCGGTGAACTTGGCCAGCAGGCTGGCGGCGGTGCGCGCCTCGACCGACGCCGGCACCGAATGCGCCGACTGCACCAGGAACGTACCCAGACATCGGCCGGCCCGGGCCAGCGGCACCGCCGAGACCGACCGCAGCTCTGGCGGCAAGAGATGCCGCACCCGTTCCAGGCGCGGATCGCGGCGCACGTCGTCGATGGTCACCACCTCGCGGCGTTCGATGGCCGCCGAGATCTCCGGATAGCGATCCAGATCCAGGCGCAGATCGATCGCCGACGGCGCGTGCGGCGCCGCCACCACGCGCGGGCCGTCCTCCAGCAGGATGCACGATCCGCGCTGCCCCAAAAGGCGGGTGATGTCGCCGGTGGCTTCGAAAAGCAGGTCGCGCGTCGTTCCCTCGGCCGCTACCTGAATCAGTCGTTCGATGGTCTCGCCCAGCCCGGCCGGTCCCCCCTGCTCCAACTGCGCTGCGAGGTCCGTGGTCGCGCGCGTCCCCATACGGTCACCTCCCCCCGCCTGTAACGACAGTTTAGCCTGTCTTCTAAAGTCGCGCCTTTTTCCAGGCGGCGAATTTTCGATCCCGCCGGGCCGGGTGTAAGCTCTGCGCGCCGTGTTCTGGACACGACAGCGGAAGCGGCTGCTAGGCCTGGCTCCCATCGCCGGGTTCGCATCGCTTGTGGTTCTTGGTTGCAGCGCGCTGATCAAACCGCCGGCGCCTTCGACGGGCAGCGGGCCAGCGACGCCCGCCCGCAAGTCCAACCGCTCTGCTGCCGCGGCCGGGCGCCCGGTCACCAAGGCCGACAGCCAGCCGGTCTGTCCCGACCCGTCGGACCCCGCCGCCCTTGCCGACGCCGACTGGAGCGGCGATTTTTCGCTGACCGACGAAGAGGCTCGGACCTTGACCAGGGCGCTCACGGCGGCCGCCGGCGTGCAGGCTTTGTCTACTAAACTGGACACGGACCTGCGCACCGCCTGCACCGGCATCGCCCGCGAGCTGGGCCTGAAAGCCGACGGCGACGGAATCGAGCCCGCCTGCGCCGCGGCGGTGCGGGCCATCAACGAATCGCGCGTCCGTCTGGGTGGCGCCGCTCGCTACAGCGTGGCGTACGTGGCTCCGCGCTGCGCGCTGCCGGAACGCGCCATCACCGGCTGCCTCAAGCGTTGCGGCGCTGGCGAGGGCGCCGGGGGGGAATCATCATCGGCGCCGCGCGCGCGCCTGGAGTGCCCGACCCCGGCCAGCTCGGGCGTGTGCGATGGAATCTGCAGTGGCAACTGCGACGTCGCCGAAGGGATGGTTTGCGACGGGCATTGCTACGGCGGGTGCGATTGGGGCTTTCACGGGTGGTGCGACGGAACCTGCGTCGGATCCTGTAACGGGAGACGCGCGCACGGAATCTGCAACGGACGCTGCGTGGGGCAATGCAATGGAGTGGTCAAGCAAGGAAGCTGCCGGGGTCGCTGCCTGGGCCCGTGCGATCTGCGCCATCCCGTCTCCTGCGCCGGCAC
Proteins encoded in this region:
- a CDS encoding response regulator → MSNPRVLVVEPNVTLRQLIRAALEGEGYVVLSVADGGSALLERERFSPDVVVQDLMLPDMAGLELTRRLRAAAGGDSLPILAVSGFLGGVQAAKVAAVGFSALLLKPLDPRRVIQAVNAQIPAGRHRPPDIGKSRRILVVDDDPVQQRLLTYQLEAAGFRVNTASSGEGALQSARVDPPDAVVSDVLMPGTDGFELCLEIRRDQALARIPVLLLSFQYIEQDDLDLAERVGATRFVQRPSRSRELVQAVLEILSHDVTPVPTDAIDLLNRAHVHRVNRQLGRQVTLGTRLAQTSAIQASQLSLLGGMADTLSRGGSVDGVLDDVLPGCLDAAGISKGALYLAGAGPADPFTCRRIVGFRPEDDGSLAGFFGCPAVLQQVLSTGVPMRLPSAMVPRDITRRVLGGANAKTALVVPLGSEQPRVGVLFAASDTPAENGSAPIAFVKALGGQIGQAMALANSFSQLTTALAMRDEFLTVAAHELRTPLTAARLQVQGLSRELEDAHREPAASARTLPAKVSMIGRQLMRLEGLVDLMLDASRTAADSLAARRECADLAELVRATISLCHDDASGGTPPITLSASGPVIGWWDRAALELVMRNLLSNAVKFSGNQPVEVSIEQVGECAVMSVRDHGIGIAVEDRERIFGKFERAVATRNYGGWGIGLWLARRYVSAHGGTIRVESQPNDGATFIVELPLGTGADPAAARPSRRGHDDPDPTGLFLR
- a CDS encoding PAS domain-containing sensor histidine kinase translates to MTIEPDENGFVFAEWSPDALIVERRDGCVVAFNALAEQLFGYAATEVIGHRSADLLWLPPGGGGSSSERTCRRKDGSQFIGDVRARRAILKNGAHLVAAVRDISGQKAVEAELKEDSRVKGASVAYAAHELRTPLNAIVGFGQLLADGDVEYGSAQHREILGYVLSCGWHLLGLVNDILDLARIESGRIVYRPEPIADVTRLVGSVVTMLAPVARAKAIDVRVDVHPSAAQAVIDPARLKQVVCNYLSNALKFTGRGGKVCIRLRAEGAQFLRLEVEDNGSGLRPQDAAKVFDEFSRLDSPNGRRRAGTGLGLSLMKRLVEGQGGTVGVRTLPDRGCAFFATFVNHQSAGAPSPSSRSSTAASGEDGDDDEDGDRGGAFSSGSW
- a CDS encoding diguanylate cyclase, which translates into the protein MGTRATTDLAAQLEQGGPAGLGETIERLIQVAAEGTTRDLLFEATGDITRLLGQRGSCILLEDGPRVVAAPHAPSAIDLRLDLDRYPEISAAIERREVVTIDDVRRDPRLERVRHLLPPELRSVSAVPLARAGRCLGTFLVQSAHSVPASVEARTAASLLAKFTALILSERTHAENRNGVGLNNGRSSIDRKVGVAAGVPLNAYPPALLPESESDSFPKRILIVEDDPGLKQTLADSLEEEGFFVTTASTGEEGLVKAAAIRPSLLLLDVRLPMLDGFQLARRARETETLRTLPILFLSGADDLPARVRGAQMDDVDFLRKPFSRDELMARIQRVLEQAAGRDRLRVEAQNDELTGLGNRRSLRAALAAERARFERYGLAFSVVVFDIDKLKRINDEHGHLAGDAVIKAVADVLRREGRETDRAVRYGGDEFVVLLPHTSGDDALVFASRTLGHVARLNPDGIPVTVSVGIASLKRTAAGDIGDDVIRRADAAAYRAKRAGGNRVFRDEPT